Proteins found in one Oryza glaberrima chromosome 4, OglaRS2, whole genome shotgun sequence genomic segment:
- the LOC127770094 gene encoding uncharacterized protein LOC127770094 has protein sequence MDETVRSAIVGEAIRGIFSGVISKYEDNSNEGDNIERLEMAQIKLEAAIKTSNKWQITDTPLLRWQKKLKRASQECDDTLRKCKQRALEDKEIEVQVKQSSFPRRVAHATKSFVVSFIGHNNDGYSSNAVVRRFERIADSADSFLRFVQLGGRPRQYLFFDPLIAHLFAGKSLRYQTLHDGSQYHFFSIRPMSFEERGLEAMLFFVYEDCKVPKNSFRLGFILRLSESTDVMGITVKCLQSVTPHFKSTAEIVVRELTQLPTQDFSWLPPYHEYGSMEHWDNVQTTLTQWFRPDPLCCSKGYIPACSSSSYTKSSSLSSIFPEPVIQVFLQCHISLSEYNNLQGSSIIRYGTSSLEKFPLLKLWFLFMPHDSVEDLEPTSAAESYALEAIDGEKQQKGHVDVHPHQLDEMLLPKAINYLYHNAEATTYQMYWKSKHGSAHLSVEKTSMATPPQARRTTRRQGRMNKIRGLQMQEQIKNGQCWKQVARDFLKFLDLRSSDNLLGLFMAWLNHRN, from the coding sequence ATGGATGAGACGGTCAGATCTGCCATTGTTGGGGAGGCTATCAGAGGAATCTTTTCTGGTGTTATCAGCAAGTATGAGGATAATTCAAACGAAGGAGATAACATAGAGAGGCTGGAGATGGCGCAAATTAAGCTGGAGGCTGCGATTAAGACTTCCAACAAGTGGCAGATCACCGATACGCCGTTGCTACGTTGGCAGAAGAAACTGAAGCGCGCGTCTCAAGAATGTGATGATACGTTGCGCAAATGCAAGCAACGCGCTCTAGAAGACAAAGAAATCGAAGTGCAGGTCAAGCAATCCTCATTTCCTAGACGTGTTGCTCATGCAACCAAATCTTTCGTCGTCTCATTCATCGGCCACAATAATGATGGCTACTCAAGCAACGCTGTTGTTCGAAGATTTGAGAGGATTGCAGATAGTGCTGACAGTTTTCTGAGGTTTGTGCAGCTAGGCGGGAGACCACGGCAATATTTGTTCTTTGACCCTCTTATTGCGCATCTTTTCGCAGGCAAATCTCTAAGATATCAAACATTGCATGATGGAAGTCAATACCATTTCTTCAGTATACGCCCTATGAGTTTTGAGGAGCGTGGACTAGAGGCCATGCTGTTCTTTGTCTATGAAGATTGCAAGGTGCCCAAGAACAGTTTTCGGTTAGGATTCATACTGCGTCTTTCAGAAAGTACAGACGTCATGGGAATTACAGTCAAATGCTTACAGTCAGTCACACCTCACTTCAAGTCCACAGCCGAGATTGTTGTCAGGGAACTCACTCAGCTCCCTACGCAAGATTTCTCATGGTTGCCACCATACCATGAATATGGAAGCATGGAACACTGGGACAATGTTCAGACCACCTTGACTCAATGGTTCCGGCCAGATCCATTGTGCTGCTCCAAAGGATACATTCCtgcttgcagcagcagcagctacacAAAAAGTAGTAGTCTGTCAAGCATATTTCCAGAACCAGTCATTCAAGTATTTTTGCAGTGTCACATCTCACTGTCTGAATACAACAACTTGCAAGGATCATCAATCATCAGATACGGCACATCTTCACTGGAGAAATTCCCTCTTTTGAAGCTTTGGTTTCTCTTCATGCCACATGACTCTGTTGAAGACCTGGAACCTACTAGCGCAGCCGAGAGCTATGCATTAGAAGCAATCGATGGAGAGAAGCAGCAGAAGGGGCATGTAGATGTTCATCCTCACCAACTGGACGAGATGTTGCTGCCCAAGGCAATCAACTACCTTTACCACAATGCTGAGGCAACGACATACCAGATGTACTGGAAATCCAAACATGGCAGTGCACACCTAAGTGTGGAGAAGACAAGCATGGCGACACCTCCACAAGCTCGCAGAACCACGCGGCGGCAAGGCAGGATGAACAAGATCAGGGGGCTTCAAATGCAGGAGCAGATAAAGAATGGGCAGTGTTGGAAGCAGGTAGCGAGAGATTTCCTCAAATTCTTGGATCTGCGTTCGTCAGATAATTTGCTGGGCTTGTTCATGGCATGGCTCAATCATAGAAACTAA